The Equus przewalskii isolate Varuska unplaced genomic scaffold, EquPr2 contig_R1852, whole genome shotgun sequence genome has a segment encoding these proteins:
- the LOC103542726 gene encoding cyclic nucleotide-gated channel beta-1-like, which produces MGKRTFVDPSKPRLPSHTNTDCSHSPPPPPSSLLPPPFPSRPCCQQVSAAIVSLVAAIFVTVTKPPDQFSQVEAECCVSPTMSDIEKGSPDLGGQNRARGGVGQDPRSTESAELGAEVARAAYPGDFQAIVQAHVEEEVWLDIPEVIIENWDVQQVEEEWVPGEEEAVGEEEDEQEEGEAEEGGEEDEEEEQEESDEQERENHVDKEEEEDESVSFFAKEVAEYKYGNSEEEAQEAGGEEEDEREEPEEGLEMDMDCAEGSPGESSPKA; this is translated from the exons ATGGGGAAGAGGACCTTTGTTGACCCTTCTAAGCCCCGCCTCCCGTCACACACCAACACAGACtgttcccactccccacccccgccgccATCTTCTCTGCTGCCGCCACCATTTCCCAGCAGGCCTTGCTGCCAACAGGTTTCCGCAGCCATAGTTAGCCTGGTGGCCGCCATCTTTGTTACCGTTACGAAACCGCCAGATCAGTTTTCCCAAGTTGAGGCAGAGTGCTGCGTCTCTCCCACCATGTCTGACATAGAGAAGGGAAGCCCAGACCTTGGTGGCCAGAACAGAGCCCGTGGTGGGGTGGGCCAGGACCCCAGATCCACCGAGTCTGCGGAGTTGGGGGCAGAAGTCGCAAGGGCCGCATACCCTGGGGACTTCCAGGCAATAGTGCAAGCTCATGTGGAAGAAGAGGTTTGGCTGGACATCCCCGAAGTCATCATCGAGAACTGGGATGTACAGCAGGTAGAAGAGGAGTGGgtgccaggagaggaggaggcagttggggaggaggaggacgagcaggaggagggagaggcagaggaagggggtgaggaggacgaagaagaggagcaggaagaaagcGACGAGCAAGAGCGTGAGAATCATGTggacaaagaggaagaggaggatg AGTCCGTATCATTCTTCGCTAAAGAAGTGGCTGAATATAAGTATGGCAACTCTGAGGAGGAGGCCCAGGAAGcgggaggtgaggaagaggatgAACGTGAAGAACCAGAAGAAGGACTCGAAATGGACATGGACTGCGCAGAGGGCAGCCCCGGAGAATCCAG TCCGAAGGCGTAG